The Eleginops maclovinus isolate JMC-PN-2008 ecotype Puerto Natales chromosome 3, JC_Emac_rtc_rv5, whole genome shotgun sequence genome includes a region encoding these proteins:
- the kel gene encoding kell blood group glycoprotein isoform X3 encodes MSETPIELEPQLSVQPSSQPEPDGGLRPPSLLPQPFPTQDPPHNTQIQQTQIQIQESNPGHQAKPVWINHRRLLLFGLSLCAVILGFIFKHHNPQDRRTDQEGKVTPCFSPACQLASARLSLSADPFTQPCDYFLSTCGSDRLSPDSWGRLRGQGIPGHPQNPKEKTGWTKRRGQSAQRDDRGLREEETLDRKTVLLKYLREVLESNHSAGSTAVQKTRGFFRSCLDTRSIDTAGAEPFLALIQKLGGWAVSGQWNRTDFNSTLSRLMRDYATFPFFNLYVGKDPNETTLGSTKRYIQIDQPDLLIPIEWNSKTLKSQAKTQTLRPFLASCHRYLALLGAVPNSSMIHVGTFISLSSELAVAAAPLQHRLSTGRLYQRMTIRELQSKAPAIDWLSCLQAAFHPLLLTKDDHVLLHNSLYIQQMSRIVSKWLNRRELSTILSTVHTFMVLNLLHTLMPALDSRFSDTENTLAVALGHTEGVAPRWKRCVLETERGFPSVLTHLLSERTAHREAEEMIQNIFSSFKSKLNELNRTDGKSFQSVMKKVQSLIPRLWTTNESYTEAVIDQLFSEVTVDTHGFFSNYVQLLSLWQKRQSQLLAEQAEAPDILSVTPFLLGDELLFPMGMFVPPLFHPSYPRAMNYGVMGFLIAKDILHLILPDIYSQSETVHAVGDCVWDHYLTVTETAGRGGAFPLSAAQQQEVWLQYSALQIALQAYRLSLENDPGDTSISGLSHTRLFLTSFSQVNCDSDPYRDFMPLQPSFLITVICAESDLCPAGLQCPNRTQKHSLRTC; translated from the exons ATGAGTGAAACTCCCATAGAGCTTGAG CCTCAGCTATCGGTCCAGCCATCGTCACAGCCAGAACCTGACGGGGGGCTCCGACCTCCATCTTTGTTGCCACAACCCTTCCCCACCCAGGACCCCCCTCACAACACCCAGATCCAACAAACCCAGATCCAGATCCAGGAGTCTAACCCCGGGCACCAAGCAAAGCCTGTGTGGATAAACCATCGGAGGCTGCTTCTCTTTGGCCTCTCCTTATGTGCTGTTATTCTGGGATTCATCTTTAAGCATCATAATCCTCAAGATAGGAGGACAGACCAGGAAGGGAAAG TGACTCCCTGTTTCTCCCCAGCCTGTCAGTTGGCCTCGGCCCGTCTGTCCTTGTCTGCCGATCCCTTCACGCAGCCCTGCGATTACTTCCTGTCCACCTGTGGATCAGACAGACTGTCACCCGACAGCTGGGGCAGGCTACGAGGTCAGGGCATCCCCGGACACCCACAGAACCCGAAGGAAAAGACCGGGTGGaccaagaggagaggacagagtgCACAGAGGGATGACAGAGgactgagagaggaggaaactcTGGACAGAAAGACTGTGCTGCTGAAGTATCTCCGGGAGGTACTGG AATCGAACCACAGTGCAGGAAGTACCGCCGTGCAGAAGACCAGAGGATTTTTCCGCTCCTGCCTGGACACCAGATCCATAGACACCGCTGGAGCCGAGCCCTTCCTCGCACTCATTCAGAAA ctggGCGGCTGGGCGGTGTCAGGTCAGTGGAATCGGACCGATTTTAACTCCACCCTGAGCCGGCTCATGAGAGACTATGCCACCTTTCCCTTCTTCAACCTGTACGTGGGCAAAGACCCAAATGAAACGACCCTTGGATCGACCAAGAGATACATACAG ATTGATCAGCCGGATCTGTTGATCCCCATCGAATGGAACAGCAAGACTCTGAAGTCTCAAGCTAAAACTCAG ACGCTGCGTCCCTTCCTCGCATCCTGTCACAGGTACCTGGCTTTGCTGGGTGCCGTTCCCAACAGCAGCATGATTCACGTGGGAACcttcatctctctgtcctcGGAGCTGGCTGTGGCCGCTGCTCCGCTGCAGCACCGTCTGTCCACAGGACGGCTGTACCAGCGCATGACCATCCGAGAGCTGCAG AGCAAGGCCCCTGCTATAGACTGGCTCTCCTGTCTGCAGGCAGCTTTCCATCCGTTGCTTCTCACCAAGGACGATCATGTGCTTCTGCACAATTCCCTCTACATCCAGCAAATGTCCCGCATCGTCAGCAAATGGCTGAACAGGCGTGAGCTGAGCACCATACT CAGCACCGTTCACACCTTCATGGTCCTCAACCTGCTGCACACCCTGATGCCTGCGCTGGACTCCAGGTTTTCAGACACAGAGAATACCTTGGCCGTGGCTCTTGGTCACACTGAAGGG GTGGCCCCTCGCTGGAAACGCTGTGTGTTAGAGACCGAGAGAGGATTTCCCTCCGTTCTCACACACCTCCTCAGTGAAAGGACAGCACACAGGGAG GCAGAAGAGATGATTCAAAATATCTTCTCCTCCTTCAAGTCCAAATTAAATGAACTCAATCGGACTGATGGGAAGTCTTTCCAGTCCGTCATGAAAAAG GTTCAGTCCTTAATTCCAAGACTTTGGACTACAAATGAGAGCTACACTGAAGCTGTGATTGACCAGCTTTTTTCTGAG GTGACAGTAGACACACATGGCTTCTTTTCCAACTACGTCCAGCTACTGTCTTTGTGGCAAAAGAGACAAAGTCAACTCCTGGCAGAGCAGGCGGAGGCGCCTGATAT TCTGTCCGTCACACCATTTCTCCTCGGTGATGAGCTCCTCTTCCCCATGGGAATGTTCGTCCCTCCTCTCTTCCATCCTAGCTATCCAAG GGCAATGAATTATGGTGTAATGGGTTTCCTCATCGCCAAAGATATCCTCCACTTGATTCTGCCTGACA TTTACTCTCAGAGTGAGACGGTGCATGCTGTGGGGGATTGTGTGTGGGATCACTACCTCACTGTGACAGAAACAGCGGGTCGGGGTGGAGCGTTTCCTCTGTCAGCAGCgcagcagcaggaggtgtgGCTGCAGTACTCTGCACTGCAGATCGCACTGCAG GCTTACCGTCTGAGTCTGGAGAACGATCCGGGGGACACCTCCATCTCAGGACTGTCACACACTCGTCTGTTTCTCACCTCTTTCTCTCAG
- the kel gene encoding kell blood group glycoprotein isoform X7 has translation MSETPIELEPQLSVQPSSQPEPDGGLRPPSLLPQPFPTQDPPHNTQIQQTQIQIQESNPGHQAKPVWINHRRLLLFGLSLCAVILGFIFKHHNPQDRRTDQEGKAVTPCFSPACQLASARLSLSADPFTQPCDYFLSTCGSDRLSPDSWGRLRGQGIPGHPQNPKEKTGWTKRRGQSAQRDDRGLREEETLDRKTVLLKYLREVLESNHSAGSTAVQKTRGFFRSCLDTRSIDTAGAEPFLALIQKLGGWAVSGQWNRTDFNSTLSRLMRDYATFPFFNLYVGKDPNETTLGSTKRYIQIDQPDLLIPIEWNSKTLKSQAKTQTLRPFLASCHRYLALLGAVPNSSMIHVGTFISLSSELAVAAAPLQHRLSTGRLYQRMTIRELQSKAPAIDWLSCLQAAFHPLLLTKDDHVLLHNSLYIQQMSRIVSKWLNRRELSTILSTVHTFMVLNLLHTLMPALDSRFSDTENTLAVALGHTEGVAPRWKRCVLETERGFPSVLTHLLSERTAHREAEEMIQNIFSSFKSKLNELNRTDGKSFQSVMKKVQSLIPRLWTTNESYTEAVIDQLFSEVTVDTHGFFSNYVQLLSLWQKRQSQLLAEQAEAPDILSVTPFLLGDELLFPMGMFVPPLFHPSYPRAMNYGVMGFLIAKDILHLILPDIYSQSETVHAVGDCVWDHYLTVTETAGRGGAFPLSAAQQQEVWLQYSALQIALQAYRLSLENDPGDTSISGLSHTRLFLTSFSQK, from the exons ATGAGTGAAACTCCCATAGAGCTTGAG CCTCAGCTATCGGTCCAGCCATCGTCACAGCCAGAACCTGACGGGGGGCTCCGACCTCCATCTTTGTTGCCACAACCCTTCCCCACCCAGGACCCCCCTCACAACACCCAGATCCAACAAACCCAGATCCAGATCCAGGAGTCTAACCCCGGGCACCAAGCAAAGCCTGTGTGGATAAACCATCGGAGGCTGCTTCTCTTTGGCCTCTCCTTATGTGCTGTTATTCTGGGATTCATCTTTAAGCATCATAATCCTCAAGATAGGAGGACAGACCAGGAAGGGAAAG CAGTGACTCCCTGTTTCTCCCCAGCCTGTCAGTTGGCCTCGGCCCGTCTGTCCTTGTCTGCCGATCCCTTCACGCAGCCCTGCGATTACTTCCTGTCCACCTGTGGATCAGACAGACTGTCACCCGACAGCTGGGGCAGGCTACGAGGTCAGGGCATCCCCGGACACCCACAGAACCCGAAGGAAAAGACCGGGTGGaccaagaggagaggacagagtgCACAGAGGGATGACAGAGgactgagagaggaggaaactcTGGACAGAAAGACTGTGCTGCTGAAGTATCTCCGGGAGGTACTGG AATCGAACCACAGTGCAGGAAGTACCGCCGTGCAGAAGACCAGAGGATTTTTCCGCTCCTGCCTGGACACCAGATCCATAGACACCGCTGGAGCCGAGCCCTTCCTCGCACTCATTCAGAAA ctggGCGGCTGGGCGGTGTCAGGTCAGTGGAATCGGACCGATTTTAACTCCACCCTGAGCCGGCTCATGAGAGACTATGCCACCTTTCCCTTCTTCAACCTGTACGTGGGCAAAGACCCAAATGAAACGACCCTTGGATCGACCAAGAGATACATACAG ATTGATCAGCCGGATCTGTTGATCCCCATCGAATGGAACAGCAAGACTCTGAAGTCTCAAGCTAAAACTCAG ACGCTGCGTCCCTTCCTCGCATCCTGTCACAGGTACCTGGCTTTGCTGGGTGCCGTTCCCAACAGCAGCATGATTCACGTGGGAACcttcatctctctgtcctcGGAGCTGGCTGTGGCCGCTGCTCCGCTGCAGCACCGTCTGTCCACAGGACGGCTGTACCAGCGCATGACCATCCGAGAGCTGCAG AGCAAGGCCCCTGCTATAGACTGGCTCTCCTGTCTGCAGGCAGCTTTCCATCCGTTGCTTCTCACCAAGGACGATCATGTGCTTCTGCACAATTCCCTCTACATCCAGCAAATGTCCCGCATCGTCAGCAAATGGCTGAACAGGCGTGAGCTGAGCACCATACT CAGCACCGTTCACACCTTCATGGTCCTCAACCTGCTGCACACCCTGATGCCTGCGCTGGACTCCAGGTTTTCAGACACAGAGAATACCTTGGCCGTGGCTCTTGGTCACACTGAAGGG GTGGCCCCTCGCTGGAAACGCTGTGTGTTAGAGACCGAGAGAGGATTTCCCTCCGTTCTCACACACCTCCTCAGTGAAAGGACAGCACACAGGGAG GCAGAAGAGATGATTCAAAATATCTTCTCCTCCTTCAAGTCCAAATTAAATGAACTCAATCGGACTGATGGGAAGTCTTTCCAGTCCGTCATGAAAAAG GTTCAGTCCTTAATTCCAAGACTTTGGACTACAAATGAGAGCTACACTGAAGCTGTGATTGACCAGCTTTTTTCTGAG GTGACAGTAGACACACATGGCTTCTTTTCCAACTACGTCCAGCTACTGTCTTTGTGGCAAAAGAGACAAAGTCAACTCCTGGCAGAGCAGGCGGAGGCGCCTGATAT TCTGTCCGTCACACCATTTCTCCTCGGTGATGAGCTCCTCTTCCCCATGGGAATGTTCGTCCCTCCTCTCTTCCATCCTAGCTATCCAAG GGCAATGAATTATGGTGTAATGGGTTTCCTCATCGCCAAAGATATCCTCCACTTGATTCTGCCTGACA TTTACTCTCAGAGTGAGACGGTGCATGCTGTGGGGGATTGTGTGTGGGATCACTACCTCACTGTGACAGAAACAGCGGGTCGGGGTGGAGCGTTTCCTCTGTCAGCAGCgcagcagcaggaggtgtgGCTGCAGTACTCTGCACTGCAGATCGCACTGCAG GCTTACCGTCTGAGTCTGGAGAACGATCCGGGGGACACCTCCATCTCAGGACTGTCACACACTCGTCTGTTTCTCACCTCTTTCTCTCAG aagtaa
- the kel gene encoding kell blood group glycoprotein isoform X5: protein MSETPIELEPQLSVQPSSQPEPDGGLRPPSLLPQPFPTQDPPHNTQIQQTQIQIQESNPGHQAKPVWINHRRLLLFGLSLCAVILGFIFKHHNPQDRRTDQEGKAVTPCFSPACQLASARLSLSADPFTQPCDYFLSTCGSDRLSPDSWGRLRGQGIPGHPQNPKEKTGWTKRRGQSAQRDDRGLREEETLDRKTVLLKYLREVLESNHSAGSTAVQKTRGFFRSCLDTRSIDTAGAEPFLALIQKLGGWAVSGQWNRTDFNSTLSRLMRDYATFPFFNLYVGKDPNETTLGSTKRYIQIDQPDLLIPIEWNSKTLKSQAKTQTLRPFLASCHRYLALLGAVPNSSMIHVGTFISLSSELAVAAAPLQHRLSTGRLYQRMTIRELQAAFHPLLLTKDDHVLLHNSLYIQQMSRIVSKWLNRRELSTILSTVHTFMVLNLLHTLMPALDSRFSDTENTLAVALGHTEGVAPRWKRCVLETERGFPSVLTHLLSERTAHREAEEMIQNIFSSFKSKLNELNRTDGKSFQSVMKKVQSLIPRLWTTNESYTEAVIDQLFSEVTVDTHGFFSNYVQLLSLWQKRQSQLLAEQAEAPDILSVTPFLLGDELLFPMGMFVPPLFHPSYPRAMNYGVMGFLIAKDILHLILPDIYSQSETVHAVGDCVWDHYLTVTETAGRGGAFPLSAAQQQEVWLQYSALQIALQAYRLSLENDPGDTSISGLSHTRLFLTSFSQVNCDSDPYRDFMPLQPSFLITVICAESDLCPAGLQCPNRTQKHSLRTC, encoded by the exons ATGAGTGAAACTCCCATAGAGCTTGAG CCTCAGCTATCGGTCCAGCCATCGTCACAGCCAGAACCTGACGGGGGGCTCCGACCTCCATCTTTGTTGCCACAACCCTTCCCCACCCAGGACCCCCCTCACAACACCCAGATCCAACAAACCCAGATCCAGATCCAGGAGTCTAACCCCGGGCACCAAGCAAAGCCTGTGTGGATAAACCATCGGAGGCTGCTTCTCTTTGGCCTCTCCTTATGTGCTGTTATTCTGGGATTCATCTTTAAGCATCATAATCCTCAAGATAGGAGGACAGACCAGGAAGGGAAAG CAGTGACTCCCTGTTTCTCCCCAGCCTGTCAGTTGGCCTCGGCCCGTCTGTCCTTGTCTGCCGATCCCTTCACGCAGCCCTGCGATTACTTCCTGTCCACCTGTGGATCAGACAGACTGTCACCCGACAGCTGGGGCAGGCTACGAGGTCAGGGCATCCCCGGACACCCACAGAACCCGAAGGAAAAGACCGGGTGGaccaagaggagaggacagagtgCACAGAGGGATGACAGAGgactgagagaggaggaaactcTGGACAGAAAGACTGTGCTGCTGAAGTATCTCCGGGAGGTACTGG AATCGAACCACAGTGCAGGAAGTACCGCCGTGCAGAAGACCAGAGGATTTTTCCGCTCCTGCCTGGACACCAGATCCATAGACACCGCTGGAGCCGAGCCCTTCCTCGCACTCATTCAGAAA ctggGCGGCTGGGCGGTGTCAGGTCAGTGGAATCGGACCGATTTTAACTCCACCCTGAGCCGGCTCATGAGAGACTATGCCACCTTTCCCTTCTTCAACCTGTACGTGGGCAAAGACCCAAATGAAACGACCCTTGGATCGACCAAGAGATACATACAG ATTGATCAGCCGGATCTGTTGATCCCCATCGAATGGAACAGCAAGACTCTGAAGTCTCAAGCTAAAACTCAG ACGCTGCGTCCCTTCCTCGCATCCTGTCACAGGTACCTGGCTTTGCTGGGTGCCGTTCCCAACAGCAGCATGATTCACGTGGGAACcttcatctctctgtcctcGGAGCTGGCTGTGGCCGCTGCTCCGCTGCAGCACCGTCTGTCCACAGGACGGCTGTACCAGCGCATGACCATCCGAGAGCTGCAG GCAGCTTTCCATCCGTTGCTTCTCACCAAGGACGATCATGTGCTTCTGCACAATTCCCTCTACATCCAGCAAATGTCCCGCATCGTCAGCAAATGGCTGAACAGGCGTGAGCTGAGCACCATACT CAGCACCGTTCACACCTTCATGGTCCTCAACCTGCTGCACACCCTGATGCCTGCGCTGGACTCCAGGTTTTCAGACACAGAGAATACCTTGGCCGTGGCTCTTGGTCACACTGAAGGG GTGGCCCCTCGCTGGAAACGCTGTGTGTTAGAGACCGAGAGAGGATTTCCCTCCGTTCTCACACACCTCCTCAGTGAAAGGACAGCACACAGGGAG GCAGAAGAGATGATTCAAAATATCTTCTCCTCCTTCAAGTCCAAATTAAATGAACTCAATCGGACTGATGGGAAGTCTTTCCAGTCCGTCATGAAAAAG GTTCAGTCCTTAATTCCAAGACTTTGGACTACAAATGAGAGCTACACTGAAGCTGTGATTGACCAGCTTTTTTCTGAG GTGACAGTAGACACACATGGCTTCTTTTCCAACTACGTCCAGCTACTGTCTTTGTGGCAAAAGAGACAAAGTCAACTCCTGGCAGAGCAGGCGGAGGCGCCTGATAT TCTGTCCGTCACACCATTTCTCCTCGGTGATGAGCTCCTCTTCCCCATGGGAATGTTCGTCCCTCCTCTCTTCCATCCTAGCTATCCAAG GGCAATGAATTATGGTGTAATGGGTTTCCTCATCGCCAAAGATATCCTCCACTTGATTCTGCCTGACA TTTACTCTCAGAGTGAGACGGTGCATGCTGTGGGGGATTGTGTGTGGGATCACTACCTCACTGTGACAGAAACAGCGGGTCGGGGTGGAGCGTTTCCTCTGTCAGCAGCgcagcagcaggaggtgtgGCTGCAGTACTCTGCACTGCAGATCGCACTGCAG GCTTACCGTCTGAGTCTGGAGAACGATCCGGGGGACACCTCCATCTCAGGACTGTCACACACTCGTCTGTTTCTCACCTCTTTCTCTCAG
- the kel gene encoding kell blood group glycoprotein isoform X1 gives MSETPIELEPQLSVQPSSQPEPDGGLRPPSLLPQPFPTQDPPHNTQIQQTQIQIQESNPGHQAKPVWINHRRLLLFGLSLCAVILGFIFKHHNPQDRRTDQEGKAVTPCFSPACQLASARLSLSADPFTQPCDYFLSTCGSDRLSPDSWGRLRGQGIPGHPQNPKEKTGWTKRRGQSAQRDDRGLREEETLDRKTVLLKYLREVLESNHSAGSTAVQKTRGFFRSCLDTRSIDTAGAEPFLALIQKLGGWAVSGQWNRTDFNSTLSRLMRDYATFPFFNLYVGKDPNETTLGSTKRYIQIDQPDLLIPIEWNSKTLKSQAKTQTLRPFLASCHRYLALLGAVPNSSMIHVGTFISLSSELAVAAAPLQHRLSTGRLYQRMTIRELQSKAPAIDWLSCLQAAFHPLLLTKDDHVLLHNSLYIQQMSRIVSKWLNRRELSTILSTVHTFMVLNLLHTLMPALDSRFSDTENTLAVALGHTEGVAPRWKRCVLETERGFPSVLTHLLSERTAHREAEEMIQNIFSSFKSKLNELNRTDGKSFQSVMKKVQSLIPRLWTTNESYTEAVIDQLFSEVTVDTHGFFSNYVQLLSLWQKRQSQLLAEQAEAPDILSVTPFLLGDELLFPMGMFVPPLFHPSYPRAMNYGVMGFLIAKDILHLILPDIYSQSETVHAVGDCVWDHYLTVTETAGRGGAFPLSAAQQQEVWLQYSALQIALQAYRLSLENDPGDTSISGLSHTRLFLTSFSQVNCDSDPYRDFMPLQPSFLITVICAESDLCPAGLQCPNRTQKHSLRTC, from the exons ATGAGTGAAACTCCCATAGAGCTTGAG CCTCAGCTATCGGTCCAGCCATCGTCACAGCCAGAACCTGACGGGGGGCTCCGACCTCCATCTTTGTTGCCACAACCCTTCCCCACCCAGGACCCCCCTCACAACACCCAGATCCAACAAACCCAGATCCAGATCCAGGAGTCTAACCCCGGGCACCAAGCAAAGCCTGTGTGGATAAACCATCGGAGGCTGCTTCTCTTTGGCCTCTCCTTATGTGCTGTTATTCTGGGATTCATCTTTAAGCATCATAATCCTCAAGATAGGAGGACAGACCAGGAAGGGAAAG CAGTGACTCCCTGTTTCTCCCCAGCCTGTCAGTTGGCCTCGGCCCGTCTGTCCTTGTCTGCCGATCCCTTCACGCAGCCCTGCGATTACTTCCTGTCCACCTGTGGATCAGACAGACTGTCACCCGACAGCTGGGGCAGGCTACGAGGTCAGGGCATCCCCGGACACCCACAGAACCCGAAGGAAAAGACCGGGTGGaccaagaggagaggacagagtgCACAGAGGGATGACAGAGgactgagagaggaggaaactcTGGACAGAAAGACTGTGCTGCTGAAGTATCTCCGGGAGGTACTGG AATCGAACCACAGTGCAGGAAGTACCGCCGTGCAGAAGACCAGAGGATTTTTCCGCTCCTGCCTGGACACCAGATCCATAGACACCGCTGGAGCCGAGCCCTTCCTCGCACTCATTCAGAAA ctggGCGGCTGGGCGGTGTCAGGTCAGTGGAATCGGACCGATTTTAACTCCACCCTGAGCCGGCTCATGAGAGACTATGCCACCTTTCCCTTCTTCAACCTGTACGTGGGCAAAGACCCAAATGAAACGACCCTTGGATCGACCAAGAGATACATACAG ATTGATCAGCCGGATCTGTTGATCCCCATCGAATGGAACAGCAAGACTCTGAAGTCTCAAGCTAAAACTCAG ACGCTGCGTCCCTTCCTCGCATCCTGTCACAGGTACCTGGCTTTGCTGGGTGCCGTTCCCAACAGCAGCATGATTCACGTGGGAACcttcatctctctgtcctcGGAGCTGGCTGTGGCCGCTGCTCCGCTGCAGCACCGTCTGTCCACAGGACGGCTGTACCAGCGCATGACCATCCGAGAGCTGCAG AGCAAGGCCCCTGCTATAGACTGGCTCTCCTGTCTGCAGGCAGCTTTCCATCCGTTGCTTCTCACCAAGGACGATCATGTGCTTCTGCACAATTCCCTCTACATCCAGCAAATGTCCCGCATCGTCAGCAAATGGCTGAACAGGCGTGAGCTGAGCACCATACT CAGCACCGTTCACACCTTCATGGTCCTCAACCTGCTGCACACCCTGATGCCTGCGCTGGACTCCAGGTTTTCAGACACAGAGAATACCTTGGCCGTGGCTCTTGGTCACACTGAAGGG GTGGCCCCTCGCTGGAAACGCTGTGTGTTAGAGACCGAGAGAGGATTTCCCTCCGTTCTCACACACCTCCTCAGTGAAAGGACAGCACACAGGGAG GCAGAAGAGATGATTCAAAATATCTTCTCCTCCTTCAAGTCCAAATTAAATGAACTCAATCGGACTGATGGGAAGTCTTTCCAGTCCGTCATGAAAAAG GTTCAGTCCTTAATTCCAAGACTTTGGACTACAAATGAGAGCTACACTGAAGCTGTGATTGACCAGCTTTTTTCTGAG GTGACAGTAGACACACATGGCTTCTTTTCCAACTACGTCCAGCTACTGTCTTTGTGGCAAAAGAGACAAAGTCAACTCCTGGCAGAGCAGGCGGAGGCGCCTGATAT TCTGTCCGTCACACCATTTCTCCTCGGTGATGAGCTCCTCTTCCCCATGGGAATGTTCGTCCCTCCTCTCTTCCATCCTAGCTATCCAAG GGCAATGAATTATGGTGTAATGGGTTTCCTCATCGCCAAAGATATCCTCCACTTGATTCTGCCTGACA TTTACTCTCAGAGTGAGACGGTGCATGCTGTGGGGGATTGTGTGTGGGATCACTACCTCACTGTGACAGAAACAGCGGGTCGGGGTGGAGCGTTTCCTCTGTCAGCAGCgcagcagcaggaggtgtgGCTGCAGTACTCTGCACTGCAGATCGCACTGCAG GCTTACCGTCTGAGTCTGGAGAACGATCCGGGGGACACCTCCATCTCAGGACTGTCACACACTCGTCTGTTTCTCACCTCTTTCTCTCAG